The window ACACACTCCTGTGAGTAacgcacactaacacacattaCTACGTCACCATGTGTATGACAGCGTGCTGTCATTAAAAGAGCAGTCCAACATTTAGAGAAGTCCTCGCAGAGTCAGATGATTCAGGTGGATATCAGCCTCTTCTGTGTGTCAAGGACAGGTTTAGCTTGGCGCAAAGACTGGAAGTGGGGGggaactgttagcctagctccgtcaaaacaacaaaaaaaggggcTAGAAGTCACCGcttgatgtgtgtgttaaagtgaaatactctcatttaattttttattaccAGTTTTGTATTGATTCTTTTGGTcgtgtgtgttttaaataaaaccagTGAACATGAATCCCCCCGCAGGTGTCTGAAAACCCTCACGCAGAGTACGGCCTGACAGAAAACatccaggtaacacacacacacactctctctctcacacacaccgtGTAATGAGAAGTTAAGGGAAGACTCCCAGCATGctttgctgctgctcctcagagGACGGTGGAGAACGAGAAGGCGAGCGCAGAGAAGATCTCTAAGCAGAAGGTGGATCTGCAGGCGCTGCCGACCAGAGCGTACCTGGACCAGACGGTGGTCCCCATCCTGCTGCAGGGCCTGTCGGTCCTCGCCAAAGAGAGGTCAGAAACATTCGGTCCGCTCtgtcgcgtgtgtgtgtgtgtgagatgttaCTGAATTTGCATGTACACACTCTGGTTGGGGATGAGAAAAATGAGCTGTACAATAGGGGCCAAAGGATGCGAGTCAGGGAGGAAAAAGCAAATCTCTCCGGGTATTTCCAGTGAAAATACACTAGAAGACCATCCTATGCCCAAAAAAGCCATAATATTAACGGACTGAAAAGAAGCCAGGAACTTTCCACAAGCTGGACACCGACCAAAACAACCCACCGGGATGGACAGAGGTCCGGCTACAGTTACCAGGACAAAAGCTCCCTCAGCACAGAACATCTGGACAGCATTAGCGTGGTACTCTGACTTTCCTCAGTTCCACGAATCCCAACAGACGCACGTAGGTAAATTCACggtaaaataatgaagaaatgaagaaaaaacatatgACTCCCACTAATTGTACTTTAAAACGACCGCTGAGCCGCCAGAGGCAGAAGGAGGGTGAATTTTCTGCACTTGTctggcggaggaggaggagcagctgcgACTGCAGGGGAAATGCGATGCTACCGAGCAGACCGATCACAGTTGCCGCAGTCTGCGTCGCATTTCTAGCGAGGTGCACGTCAGGCTACGCCATCCCCACACACCTACCCAAGTATAAACTGGCCTTAACACTGACTAGATGCAGGGCTGCGAGTGCGCAGCGAAGCGACTCGGTCGTGCTGACCGAGCGTCGTATCGTAGCCCAACTCCTGTGGGGTGTCGGCAACACGTCTGTTACACCTGGTCGAAGCACCTCGTCCGGCTGAACGATGCTTTCTCGTTGCTGATGTTAAGAGTCAGGGGACAGTTACTG is drawn from Xiphias gladius isolate SHS-SW01 ecotype Sanya breed wild chromosome 15, ASM1685928v1, whole genome shotgun sequence and contains these coding sequences:
- the dpy30 gene encoding protein dpy-30 homolog isoform X1, translated to MADDHTDADQSMEGHTPVSENPHAEYGLTENIQRTVENEKASAEKISKQKVDLQALPTRAYLDQTVVPILLQGLSVLAKERPPNPIEYLAAFLLKNKSQFEERN
- the dpy30 gene encoding protein dpy-30 homolog isoform X2, whose amino-acid sequence is MEGHTPVSENPHAEYGLTENIQRTVENEKASAEKISKQKVDLQALPTRAYLDQTVVPILLQGLSVLAKERPPNPIEYLAAFLLKNKSQFEERN